One Sediminibacillus dalangtanensis genomic region harbors:
- a CDS encoding M20/M25/M40 family metallo-hydrolase, whose amino-acid sequence MLEVNQERIVEEFLELVQVNSETEHEEEIVEVLRKKFTELGLEVVEDDSKAKTGHGANNLICTLKGNKREVDTIYFTSHMDTVVPGNNIKPSVKEGYIVSDGTTILGADDKAGLAAMLEAIKLLKENDIDHGDIQFVITAGEESGLVGAKALDISMVNAAYGYAVDSNGTVGDIIVAAPTQAKINAVVKGKTAHAGVAPENGVSAITLAAKAISKMPLGRIDEETTANIGRFEGGSKTNIVCDHVEILAEARSLVPEKMEEQVKKMKQAFEETAAEFGGSVDLDIKVMYPGYKQQAGDHVVEVARRAANSIGRDSQLLESGGGSDANVIAGHGIPTVNLAVGYEDIHTTNERMPVGELVKVAELLTAIAKEAANS is encoded by the coding sequence ATGCTAGAAGTGAATCAGGAACGTATCGTGGAAGAATTTCTGGAACTTGTCCAGGTGAATTCTGAAACAGAGCATGAAGAAGAAATAGTAGAGGTCTTGAGGAAGAAATTCACAGAGCTTGGGCTGGAAGTGGTAGAAGATGACAGCAAAGCGAAAACCGGACATGGCGCCAACAATTTAATATGTACGTTGAAAGGAAATAAACGGGAAGTTGATACGATATATTTTACATCCCATATGGACACCGTAGTACCTGGTAACAACATCAAGCCTTCTGTAAAAGAGGGTTACATCGTTTCTGATGGTACAACGATTTTGGGGGCAGATGACAAAGCCGGTTTAGCGGCCATGTTGGAAGCAATCAAACTTCTGAAAGAAAATGATATCGATCATGGTGACATCCAGTTTGTCATCACTGCAGGAGAGGAATCCGGTCTTGTCGGAGCAAAGGCACTGGATATTTCAATGGTGAACGCAGCTTATGGTTATGCTGTAGACAGTAACGGAACTGTGGGTGATATCATTGTAGCTGCTCCAACACAAGCGAAGATCAATGCAGTGGTAAAAGGGAAAACGGCACATGCCGGAGTAGCTCCGGAAAATGGCGTTTCAGCCATCACTTTGGCAGCAAAAGCTATTTCGAAAATGCCCCTTGGCAGAATCGATGAAGAGACGACTGCCAATATCGGACGATTTGAAGGAGGGTCGAAAACCAATATTGTTTGCGATCATGTTGAAATATTGGCAGAAGCTCGTTCCCTTGTCCCCGAAAAAATGGAGGAGCAAGTGAAAAAAATGAAGCAGGCATTCGAAGAAACTGCTGCTGAATTTGGAGGAAGTGTCGATTTGGATATAAAAGTCATGTATCCGGGCTACAAACAGCAAGCTGGAGACCATGTGGTAGAGGTTGCCCGCAGAGCCGCAAATTCTATTGGGCGAGACAGTCAGTTGCTGGAAAGCGGAGGCGGAAGTGACGCAAATGTGATAGCCGGCCACGGTATCCCTACTGTTAATTTAGCTGT
- a CDS encoding carboxyl transferase domain-containing protein produces the protein MVRRDKRLENTMNGLTIDEDTFVELNPFVDPRVTDFGMADKGAPEGRRALKSTAGRSDHLFAQDFTIYGSALREMHAKKIVAVMDLGVKVM, from the coding sequence TTGGTCCGTAGAGATAAGCGACTCGAAAACACCATGAACGGATTAACAATAGATGAAGATACATTTGTCGAGCTTAATCCGTTCGTCGACCCCCGTGTTACCGATTTCGGAATGGCGGATAAAGGAGCTCCAGAGGGACGGAGAGCACTGAAATCGACGGCAGGCCGATCAGATCATTTATTCGCGCAGGATTTCACCATATATGGCAGCGCTCTAAGAGAAATGCATGCAAAAAAGATTGTAGCCGTGATGGATCTTGGCGTTAAGGTGATGTAA
- the mce gene encoding methylmalonyl-CoA epimerase, producing the protein MKQIRVLIGKAGLDGHDRGALVIAQALRDHGMEVIYTGLRQSPEEIAQAAVQEDVDVVGLSSLSGSHRSLFPRVVEALRARDAADIPVIGGGVIPAEDIPYLEGKGITKIFTSGASTEALASYIKRLVGSASVSPKKIAHIGIAVRAINKSLPFYQDVLGLEVEKVEMVDSEQVKVAFLRIGETRLELLEPLNEQSTIHRFLDKKGEGVHHLAFEVDDLEERLSEYRRQGIRLLNETPVAGADNSQIAFLHPGDASQVLIELCQHQETEGDK; encoded by the coding sequence ATGAAACAAATTCGTGTATTGATCGGAAAAGCCGGATTGGATGGTCACGACCGCGGTGCTTTGGTCATAGCTCAGGCTTTGCGTGACCACGGCATGGAAGTAATTTACACGGGGCTGAGACAATCGCCGGAAGAAATAGCCCAGGCTGCCGTCCAGGAGGATGTCGATGTTGTCGGTCTCTCTTCCTTGTCAGGTTCACATCGATCATTGTTTCCCAGGGTGGTAGAAGCATTGCGAGCAAGAGATGCTGCCGATATTCCGGTTATCGGCGGTGGTGTTATACCAGCTGAAGACATCCCGTACCTTGAAGGAAAAGGGATAACAAAAATATTCACCAGTGGCGCTTCGACGGAGGCACTAGCCTCTTACATAAAACGTCTAGTCGGCTCTGCATCCGTATCGCCTAAAAAAATCGCGCATATCGGGATTGCTGTAAGGGCCATAAATAAATCACTCCCTTTTTATCAGGATGTACTTGGACTGGAAGTGGAGAAAGTAGAGATGGTTGACTCAGAACAGGTAAAAGTGGCCTTTTTAAGGATAGGAGAAACGCGTCTGGAACTACTTGAACCATTGAATGAACAATCAACCATTCATCGCTTTCTTGATAAAAAAGGAGAAGGGGTGCATCACCTTGCCTTTGAAGTGGATGACTTGGAGGAGCGATTGTCCGAGTATCGACGGCAAGGCATACGCTTACTAAATGAAACACCAGTAGCAGGTGCTGATAATAGTCAGATCGCTTTTCTTCATCCCGGCGATGCCAGCCAAGTGTTAATCGAGTTATGCCAGCATCAGGAAACAGAAGGAGATAAATGA
- a CDS encoding acyl-CoA mutase large subunit family protein, giving the protein MGKEQEFSANKQEWEKTVKKTIQRYPERQEVFETSSGIPIHRLYTPKHPQEEYQETLGFPGQYPYTRGIQPTMYRSRYWTMRQYAGFGSAQETNHRFRYLLEQGQTGLSVAFDLPTQIGYDSDDSMADGEVGKVGVAIDSLHDMETLFDSIPLDKVSTSMTINAPASVLLCMYIAVGEKQGVDPAQLTGTIQNDILKEYIARGTYIFPPKPSMRLITNIFAYCQEELPRFNTISISGYHIREAGSTAVQEIAFTLANGIAYVEAALASGLDIDQFAPRLAFFFNAHNQFFEEAAKFRAARRIWSKIMKERYHAKEPTSWKLRFHTQTGGSTLTAQQANNNIVRVALQALSAVLGGTQSLHTNSRDEALSLPTEESARIALRTQQIIANESGAADTIDPLGGSYYVESLTDEIESRAWEYIEKIDKLGGAVQAVEAGYMQREIRQAAYETQKKIESGEKTVVGLNQFVEEEEQKPDLLKVDEELEASQKQAVQQVRTERDPMEADRCLKKLAAAAADPGINLMPYILQAVKAYCTVGEICNTLRKEFGEYNGI; this is encoded by the coding sequence ATGGGGAAGGAACAAGAGTTTTCTGCCAATAAACAAGAGTGGGAAAAAACAGTGAAAAAAACGATTCAACGCTATCCGGAAAGACAGGAAGTTTTTGAAACAAGTTCCGGTATCCCGATCCATCGACTATACACACCAAAGCACCCACAAGAAGAGTATCAGGAAACGCTAGGATTTCCCGGCCAATATCCTTATACCCGTGGAATTCAGCCGACCATGTATCGCAGCAGGTATTGGACAATGCGGCAGTATGCTGGTTTCGGTTCAGCACAGGAAACCAATCACCGGTTTCGTTATTTATTGGAACAAGGGCAAACCGGTTTGTCTGTCGCTTTCGATCTTCCGACACAAATCGGTTATGATTCCGATGATAGCATGGCTGACGGGGAGGTCGGAAAAGTGGGTGTTGCGATTGATTCATTGCATGACATGGAAACGCTGTTTGACTCGATTCCACTAGACAAAGTAAGCACTTCCATGACGATCAATGCGCCAGCCTCTGTATTGCTATGCATGTACATAGCAGTGGGAGAAAAACAAGGGGTAGATCCGGCTCAGCTAACGGGAACCATTCAGAATGATATTTTAAAAGAATATATTGCGCGCGGAACCTATATTTTTCCTCCCAAGCCCTCTATGCGCTTGATTACTAATATATTTGCTTATTGCCAGGAGGAGCTTCCCCGCTTCAATACCATCAGTATTTCGGGTTATCATATAAGGGAGGCAGGGTCTACTGCAGTCCAGGAAATTGCTTTTACACTTGCTAACGGAATCGCTTATGTAGAAGCAGCTTTAGCTTCCGGGCTTGATATCGATCAGTTTGCACCTCGTCTTGCGTTTTTCTTTAACGCGCATAATCAATTCTTTGAGGAAGCAGCAAAATTCCGGGCAGCACGTCGGATTTGGTCTAAAATCATGAAAGAAAGATACCATGCTAAGGAGCCAACTAGCTGGAAGCTGCGGTTTCACACACAGACAGGCGGCTCGACATTGACTGCCCAACAGGCAAACAACAATATTGTCCGCGTTGCGTTGCAGGCGCTTTCAGCGGTTTTGGGTGGGACGCAAAGTCTTCATACCAATTCAAGGGATGAGGCACTATCCCTTCCTACCGAGGAATCGGCAAGGATTGCATTAAGGACGCAACAAATCATTGCAAACGAAAGCGGTGCTGCCGATACGATCGATCCCTTAGGTGGTTCCTATTATGTGGAGTCCTTAACAGATGAAATAGAGTCACGCGCATGGGAATATATTGAAAAAATCGACAAGCTGGGCGGTGCTGTTCAAGCCGTTGAAGCTGGTTATATGCAGCGGGAAATCCGTCAGGCAGCATATGAAACCCAAAAGAAAATAGAATCAGGAGAGAAAACAGTAGTCGGTCTTAATCAATTTGTCGAAGAAGAAGAACAAAAACCGGATTTGTTGAAGGTGGATGAAGAACTTGAAGCCAGCCAGAAACAGGCAGTGCAGCAAGTCAGAACGGAACGCGACCCAATGGAGGCAGATCGTTGCCTGAAGAAGCTGGCAGCAGCTGCAGCCGATCCTGGCATCAATTTAATGCCGTATATTTTACAAGCTGTGAAGGCATATTGCACAGTTGGGGAAATATGTAACACACTTCGAAAAGAATTCGGGGAATACAACGGAATATAG
- the prli42 gene encoding stressosome-associated protein Prli42, whose translation MAKNNMDQTVKRKPSKRERRIKLVIYIMIIAMVLSTVTMGLSMFI comes from the coding sequence ATGGCTAAAAACAACATGGACCAAACAGTAAAACGCAAACCGTCCAAACGGGAAAGACGGATCAAATTAGTTATATATATTATGATTATCGCCATGGTATTGTCAACGGTGACAATGGGATTGTCTATGTTTATATAA
- a CDS encoding aromatic acid exporter family protein — protein sequence MKIGYRTLKTATGTPIAIWLAQLLQLQNFVSAGIIALLCIQPTRKRSMLTSWHRFGACLLAMLFSFAVFETIGFHPLAIGILLVLFIPTTVLLKLTPGIVTSSVIILHLYSSGEITFSLLVNEFFLIVIGIGTALLLNLYMPSLDNNLVDLQEKVEDNFRTILKEIAIYLREGRETWTGKELTETDELLNKAERLVARDIENHLLRDKHTFFDYFIMRRKQFELLRRMLPLVSQMDRLYEQNYRMANFFDELAEAVHPGNTAKLHLETLRELRKTFDKDDLPKTRIEFETRANLFRLLYEIEQYLVLKKTFKPSDV from the coding sequence GTGAAAATAGGATACCGAACTTTAAAAACAGCTACCGGGACACCGATAGCAATTTGGTTGGCTCAATTACTTCAGCTTCAAAACTTTGTTTCCGCAGGAATTATTGCTTTACTGTGCATTCAGCCTACACGTAAACGTTCGATGCTTACCTCATGGCACCGTTTTGGTGCATGCTTGCTGGCAATGCTTTTTTCTTTTGCCGTTTTCGAAACGATCGGCTTCCATCCATTGGCCATCGGCATTTTGCTTGTTTTATTTATCCCAACAACCGTTCTATTGAAGTTGACCCCGGGAATTGTGACCAGCTCGGTAATTATCTTGCATTTGTACAGCTCCGGCGAGATAACCTTTTCTTTATTGGTGAATGAATTTTTTCTTATCGTGATAGGAATCGGGACGGCTCTCCTTTTGAATTTATATATGCCCAGCTTAGATAATAATTTGGTTGATTTACAGGAAAAAGTCGAGGATAATTTCCGCACCATTTTAAAAGAAATAGCCATATACTTACGGGAAGGCCGTGAAACCTGGACGGGAAAGGAGTTGACCGAGACCGATGAATTGTTGAATAAGGCGGAACGGCTGGTTGCGCGGGATATTGAAAATCATTTATTAAGAGATAAGCATACGTTTTTTGATTATTTCATCATGCGGAGAAAACAATTTGAACTGTTGCGCCGAATGCTCCCGCTTGTCAGTCAAATGGACAGGCTGTATGAACAAAACTATCGGATGGCTAATTTTTTTGATGAACTGGCTGAAGCGGTTCATCCCGGTAATACGGCAAAACTTCATTTGGAAACTTTGCGCGAATTGCGTAAAACCTTTGATAAGGATGATTTGCCAAAAACTAGAATCGAGTTTGAAACGAGGGCGAACTTGTTCCGTTTGCTATATGAAATCGAACAATACCTTGTGTTAAAAAAGACCTTTAAACCAAGTGATGTATGA
- a CDS encoding BrxA/BrxB family bacilliredoxin produces the protein MDFNLFMDDVVNSARKDITEAGYEELTTPEEVDQALNRKGTTLVMVNSTCGCAGGVARPAAANAIHYDKRPEHLVTVFAGQDKEATEQARSYFEGYPPSSPSFAFLKDGKIVTMVERHDIEGFGPVDVVEKLQHIFEEHCEEI, from the coding sequence GTGGATTTCAATTTATTCATGGATGATGTCGTCAATTCGGCACGAAAAGATATAACAGAAGCAGGTTATGAAGAGCTAACTACACCAGAAGAGGTGGACCAAGCTTTGAACCGTAAAGGAACAACACTTGTTATGGTAAATTCTACTTGTGGATGTGCAGGTGGAGTCGCTCGTCCGGCAGCTGCCAATGCCATTCATTATGACAAGCGTCCCGAACATCTGGTTACTGTTTTTGCAGGACAGGACAAAGAAGCAACCGAACAAGCAAGAAGTTATTTTGAAGGTTATCCACCATCATCCCCTTCTTTCGCCTTTCTAAAGGACGGAAAAATCGTCACGATGGTTGAACGCCATGATATAGAAGGATTTGGTCCGGTAGACGTCGTAGAAAAACTTCAACATATTTTTGAGGAACATTGCGAAGAAATATAA
- a CDS encoding dihydrolipoamide acetyltransferase family protein translates to MSIEKINMPQLGESVTEGTISQWLVKPGDQVNKYDPIAEVMTDKVNAEVPSSFTGTLTEIAAEEGDTVAVGDLMCYIEVAGGESSAPAAEEANTNATGNTDAPEPKTEESSMKKRYSPAVMRLAQENNIQLDQVEGSGKGGRITRKDIEKIIASGGPSKQKETIVENNEPSENARVDSKAPETKQPVHTSIGAKEIPVTGVRKAIANNMVKAKTEIPHAWMMVEVDVTDLVKYRNSVKDQFKQEEGFGLTFFAFFVKAVSKALKEFPQLNSSWAGDKIIQHKDVNISIAVAKEQELFVPVIKAADEKSIKGIAKDIHALASKARNGKLTAQDMEGGTFTVNNTGSFGSVQSMGVINYPQAAILQVESIVKRPVIIDDMFAAKDMVNLCLSLDHRVLDGLICGQFLARLKEILENTSSENTPIY, encoded by the coding sequence GTGTCCATAGAAAAAATCAATATGCCTCAGCTTGGTGAAAGTGTGACAGAAGGAACAATAAGCCAATGGCTCGTAAAGCCTGGCGATCAAGTCAATAAGTACGATCCGATTGCGGAAGTAATGACAGATAAAGTAAATGCAGAAGTGCCTTCATCCTTTACAGGTACCTTGACGGAAATTGCGGCAGAAGAAGGCGATACGGTAGCTGTTGGTGATTTAATGTGTTATATCGAAGTAGCAGGCGGGGAGAGCAGCGCGCCTGCAGCTGAAGAAGCGAACACAAATGCAACAGGTAACACAGATGCTCCTGAACCGAAGACGGAAGAATCATCGATGAAAAAAAGATACTCTCCGGCGGTCATGCGGCTTGCTCAGGAAAACAATATCCAGCTTGATCAGGTGGAAGGAAGCGGAAAAGGCGGAAGAATCACTCGAAAAGATATTGAAAAGATCATCGCTTCTGGTGGTCCGTCCAAGCAGAAAGAAACAATCGTTGAAAATAACGAGCCTTCTGAAAATGCAAGAGTCGATAGTAAGGCACCGGAAACGAAGCAACCAGTACATACTAGCATTGGTGCGAAGGAAATTCCGGTAACCGGGGTACGCAAGGCAATAGCCAATAATATGGTGAAAGCCAAAACGGAAATTCCCCATGCTTGGATGATGGTCGAAGTTGATGTAACAGACCTGGTAAAATACCGAAATTCCGTAAAAGACCAATTTAAACAGGAAGAAGGCTTCGGTCTCACATTCTTTGCTTTTTTTGTGAAGGCTGTTTCAAAAGCACTGAAGGAATTTCCGCAGCTTAACAGCTCTTGGGCCGGCGATAAAATTATTCAGCATAAAGATGTGAATATATCGATTGCAGTCGCTAAAGAACAAGAATTATTTGTACCTGTAATAAAAGCTGCTGATGAGAAAAGCATCAAAGGAATCGCCAAGGATATACACGCTCTGGCCAGCAAAGCGAGAAACGGAAAACTGACTGCCCAGGATATGGAAGGTGGAACGTTCACCGTTAACAATACCGGGTCGTTTGGTTCCGTCCAATCAATGGGAGTCATCAATTACCCGCAGGCTGCTATCCTGCAGGTTGAATCCATTGTCAAACGCCCAGTGATTATTGATGACATGTTTGCGGCAAAAGATATGGTCAATCTTTGTCTATCGCTCGATCACCGTGTTTTAGATGGATTGATTTGTGGACAGTTCCTGGCCCGTTTGAAAGAAATCTTAGAAAATACATCGAGTGAAAATACACCGATTTATTAA
- a CDS encoding alpha-ketoacid dehydrogenase subunit beta, with protein MPVKSYIQAVTQALSEEMERDQKVFVLGEDVGKRGGVFRATDGLYEKFGEARVLDTPLAESAIAGVGIGAAMYGMRPVAEMQFADFIMPAVNQIISEAAKIRYRSNNDWDCPITIRAPYGGGVHGALYHSQSIEAVFANQPGLKIVMPSTPYDVKGLLKAAIRDDDPVLFFEHKRAYRLIKGEVPDEDYTLPLGKADVKRNGSDITVITYGLCVHFALQAAEKLEQEGIDAHILDLRTVYPLDREAIIEAASKTGKVLLLTEDNKEGSIIGEVAAIIAEECLFELDAPIQRLAGPEVPAMPYAPTMEKHFMVNPDKVEKAMRELAEF; from the coding sequence ATGCCGGTAAAGTCTTATATACAAGCAGTGACGCAGGCTTTGTCAGAAGAGATGGAACGGGACCAAAAAGTATTTGTCCTTGGGGAAGATGTCGGTAAAAGAGGCGGAGTTTTCCGTGCCACGGATGGACTTTATGAAAAATTTGGAGAAGCAAGGGTGCTGGATACCCCGCTTGCAGAATCAGCTATCGCAGGTGTAGGAATCGGTGCAGCGATGTATGGCATGCGACCGGTAGCTGAGATGCAGTTTGCTGACTTCATCATGCCAGCAGTTAACCAGATTATATCTGAAGCAGCAAAAATCAGGTATCGTTCAAATAACGATTGGGATTGTCCGATTACAATCCGGGCGCCGTATGGCGGAGGAGTTCATGGAGCGTTGTACCATTCACAGTCCATAGAAGCAGTATTTGCCAATCAACCTGGTTTGAAAATTGTTATGCCGTCCACTCCTTACGATGTCAAAGGGTTGTTAAAAGCTGCCATCCGCGACGATGATCCAGTCCTGTTTTTCGAACACAAACGCGCTTACCGCCTGATTAAAGGGGAAGTTCCGGATGAAGATTATACCCTTCCATTGGGAAAAGCCGATGTAAAAAGAAACGGATCAGATATTACGGTGATAACCTATGGATTGTGTGTCCATTTCGCACTACAGGCAGCGGAAAAGCTGGAGCAGGAAGGAATCGATGCACATATTTTGGATCTCCGGACCGTTTACCCGCTTGACCGGGAAGCGATTATAGAAGCAGCATCAAAAACAGGTAAAGTGCTATTGCTTACCGAGGACAACAAAGAAGGAAGCATTATCGGAGAAGTCGCTGCAATCATCGCTGAAGAATGCTTGTTTGAGTTAGATGCACCGATTCAGCGCTTGGCTGGACCGGAGGTACCGGCAATGCCGTATGCCCCCACCATGGAAAAACACTTTATGGTCAATCCGGATAAGGTGGAAAAAGCAATGCGTGAACTGGCAGAATTTTAA
- a CDS encoding thiamine pyrophosphate-dependent dehydrogenase E1 component subunit alpha, with protein MYRTMLLARRIDERMWLLNRAGKIPFVISCQGQEAAQVGAAFALDRTKDYALPYYRDMGVVLAFGMTAKELMLSGFAKAEDPNSGGRQMPGHFGQKKNRIVTGSSPVTTQVPHAVGIALAGKMEEKDFVSLVTFGEGSSNQGDFHEGANFAGVHKLPVIFMVENNKYAISVPVSKQLACEKVSDRAQGYGMPGFTVDGNDPLAVYEAVKQAADRGRRGEGPSLIEAVSYRLTAHSSDDDDRTYRQKEEVEAARQEDSIHTFSAYLRELGILTEEKEQEMQNEIMSLVNEATDYAENAAYADPETIFNYVYAE; from the coding sequence ATGTACCGTACGATGCTTTTGGCTAGAAGAATTGATGAGCGCATGTGGCTGCTGAACCGTGCCGGGAAAATTCCATTTGTCATATCTTGCCAGGGACAAGAAGCAGCACAGGTTGGCGCAGCTTTTGCATTGGATCGTACGAAGGACTATGCGCTTCCTTATTACCGGGATATGGGTGTGGTTCTTGCATTCGGGATGACTGCAAAAGAATTGATGTTATCCGGATTTGCCAAAGCGGAAGATCCAAATTCCGGTGGTAGACAAATGCCGGGTCATTTTGGACAGAAGAAGAATCGAATCGTTACAGGCTCTTCACCTGTGACGACACAAGTTCCGCATGCTGTCGGAATAGCTCTTGCAGGGAAAATGGAAGAAAAGGATTTTGTCAGTCTGGTAACTTTTGGCGAAGGTTCGTCCAACCAAGGGGACTTTCATGAAGGAGCGAATTTTGCAGGGGTCCATAAATTGCCGGTAATCTTCATGGTGGAAAACAACAAATATGCGATATCTGTTCCAGTAAGCAAACAGCTTGCCTGTGAAAAAGTCTCCGACCGTGCGCAAGGATATGGCATGCCGGGTTTCACGGTTGACGGCAACGACCCGTTGGCAGTTTATGAAGCAGTCAAACAGGCAGCCGACAGGGGAAGACGTGGAGAAGGTCCAAGTTTGATCGAAGCTGTTTCTTACAGGCTGACGGCACATTCCAGTGATGATGATGATCGTACCTATCGTCAAAAGGAAGAAGTGGAGGCGGCTCGTCAAGAGGATTCCATTCATACATTTTCAGCTTACTTGCGGGAACTCGGCATTTTGACAGAAGAAAAAGAGCAGGAAATGCAGAATGAAATCATGAGTTTGGTTAATGAAGCGACAGATTATGCTGAAAATGCAGCTTATGCTGATCCGGAAACGATTTTTAATTATGTTTATGCAGAGTGA
- the lpdA gene encoding dihydrolipoyl dehydrogenase yields the protein MAQDYDLVIIGGGTGGYVAAIRASQLGLKTAVVEKGKLGGTCLHQGCIPSKALLRSAEIFRQAKEADKYGVSVSEPVINFLKVQERKQNIIDTLHKGVQGLMKKGKIDVYEGTGRILGPSIFSPTAGTVSVEFENGDENEMLVPKNVIIATGSKPKTLPGLKLDGDLVMSSDHALEMEELPASIVIVGGGVIGIEWASMLADFGVKVDVIEYMDRILPTEDKDVAKEMARHLKQKNITIHTGAKVAPESLRKETGIEITAEINGEQKTFSADKMLVSVGREANVANIGLENTDIVVNERGVIQVNEAYQTKESHIYAIGDVIGGMQLAHVASHEGIKAVEHMADQKPEPIRYEEIPSCVYSSPEAASVGLTETEATEKGYQVKTGKMPFTAIGKALVHGESAGFVKVIADKETDDILGIHMIGPHVTDMISEAGLAKVLDATPWEIGETIHPHPTLSEAIGEAALAVDGKQIHG from the coding sequence ATGGCACAAGATTACGATCTAGTAATTATCGGCGGTGGTACTGGCGGTTATGTAGCTGCTATCCGGGCTTCCCAACTCGGTTTGAAAACTGCTGTCGTAGAAAAAGGAAAGCTGGGTGGAACATGTCTTCATCAAGGCTGTATCCCATCGAAAGCACTGCTGCGGAGTGCGGAGATTTTCCGGCAAGCAAAAGAAGCGGATAAGTACGGGGTAAGCGTTTCTGAACCTGTCATCAACTTTTTGAAAGTCCAAGAACGCAAACAGAATATTATCGATACATTACATAAGGGTGTTCAGGGACTGATGAAAAAAGGGAAAATCGACGTTTATGAAGGGACAGGCAGAATATTAGGTCCATCTATTTTCTCTCCAACTGCAGGCACGGTTTCAGTTGAATTCGAAAATGGGGACGAAAACGAAATGTTGGTACCGAAAAACGTAATCATCGCCACCGGATCTAAACCGAAAACATTGCCTGGATTAAAGCTGGATGGTGATTTGGTGATGTCATCTGACCATGCGTTGGAGATGGAAGAACTGCCTGCTTCGATAGTCATAGTCGGCGGGGGAGTCATCGGAATTGAATGGGCATCGATGCTGGCTGACTTTGGAGTAAAGGTCGATGTAATCGAATACATGGATAGAATTTTGCCTACGGAGGATAAGGATGTGGCTAAGGAAATGGCCCGCCACCTCAAGCAGAAAAACATAACGATTCATACGGGAGCGAAAGTGGCGCCGGAATCCCTCCGCAAAGAGACCGGGATTGAAATCACTGCTGAAATCAACGGAGAGCAGAAAACTTTCTCTGCTGACAAAATGCTTGTATCGGTTGGGAGAGAAGCCAATGTAGCAAACATTGGACTAGAAAATACGGATATTGTCGTCAATGAACGAGGCGTAATTCAAGTAAACGAGGCTTATCAAACCAAAGAATCTCACATCTATGCAATCGGGGACGTTATAGGTGGCATGCAGCTTGCTCACGTGGCTTCTCATGAAGGGATAAAGGCAGTCGAACATATGGCTGATCAGAAACCGGAACCGATTCGCTATGAGGAAATCCCTTCCTGTGTGTACTCCAGTCCGGAAGCTGCTAGTGTTGGCTTGACTGAAACGGAAGCGACAGAAAAAGGATATCAGGTGAAAACCGGCAAGATGCCATTCACGGCTATCGGAAAAGCATTGGTTCACGGCGAATCTGCGGGTTTTGTCAAGGTTATAGCCGACAAAGAAACCGATGATATTCTTGGTATCCATATGATTGGCCCTCATGTAACAGATATGATTTCAGAAGCAGGATTGGCAAAAGTACTAGATGCCACTCCGTGGGAAATCGGGGAAACCATCCATCCACATCCAACTTTATCAGAAGCAATTGGTGAAGCGGCATTGGCTGTGGACGGAAAGCAAATACATGGATAA